ggtatgtctgtctatctatctatctatctatctatctatctatctatctatctatctatctatctggtatgtctgtctgtctatccatctatctatctatctggtatgtctgtctatctgtctggtatgtctgtctgtctatctatctatctatctctctatttatcgggtatgtctgtctgtctatctatctatctatctatctatctatctatctatctggtatgtctgtctgtctatctatctatatatctatctggtatgtctgtctgtctatctatctatctatctatctatctatctggtatgtctgtctgtctatctatctatttatctggtatgtctgtctgtctatctatctatctatctggtatgtctgtctgtctatctatctatctatctggtatgtctgtctgtctatctatctatctatctctctatttaTCGGTATATCTGGTATATTGATCTATGTCAAAGTTTACATCAGACttaacatgatttatcactgaTCCAATACACAGCAGATAGACCAACACTTATTTGGAATGtaatgtgtgcttctttagttaaaTACACCCCCTTAACAAATCTCTCAACCAACGCATCCAGATCTTTTCCCAGTCCTCCAACCAGATCGACTGATTCTGGGGTGATGAATTCTACTGAATCAGTGATAAATTACCTTCGTGCTCCTCTTTTACTGCAGTTACAACCACCACTAGCCCAGGAAAGCTTTACAGTATTTGCTTACTGCTGTGAGGGTTTTAATCAGCTACAAGTGCATTACTGAGGTCAAGAACTGATGCtgaatgattagttctggatcacaaacccATTCCAACTCATATTACACTTATTACAGCTCCATCAccccagagaacccagttcctctgctccacatgCCTGTGATGTACTGCCTTACACCCCTCCAGACGactgttagcattgatcatgcTGTCCTTAGGTTCATGTGTTGCTGCTATTGAGCGATTCACAGTCAGAAAGGAGCTTAATTTGCTGTACAAACTTCAGGACGGTCTCTGTGGATGAGACTGGCTAGAAGAGCTCCTTCTTGTTCTCCAGCATGAGCCCGCTCCTCGACAccgcgctctgattggctgcagccGCAGTCAGTCTTCATTTCTCGCGCATGATTGGCTGTGGGGCGGGCTTTGCGTTGAATGGATAGCGGAAGTCGGTGTGGACAGTGAGCTTGCATTTTGACAGCGTTGGACACAGGATTCAGGTAGAAAGTGGATTTAAATTGTGCAGCAGTTTTCGCAACGAGAGGGtttgaatgaatggatgaaatataatcaGACAGGGCCTCGTGTGACTGCGTAATTCACTAGGCTGGAGAACCCGGGCAGCACAAGCTATCAAGTTAGCAAACCTAAGCTAGGTTAGCTTTGTTAGCTTGAGCTGCTCAGTCTTTCCAGCAGAAGTGAAAGTAATACTAGAAGCCCATATCTGCAACTTACGGAGCCTGTAAAGTATTAaggtagaaaaataatatttagacaTTTAAAACGGCCCCTTGACTCAAAAATCCGTTCATTTGATGAATAATCCggtccctcagtttaataaattgtttcttCAGTTGAACTAAAATATCCTCTCTGGACTAAGGGaaggatttattaaattaaatgtattaaattaagAAATAAAATTGGGAAAACGGTTTATTCTCTAAATATAAATTTCCCTGTCAACTGATTGTCCATATGGCTGTAGAAATCTGGTGGTCCTTCAGTACCAGTGCAAGAGGATAAACGTGCTAATTTGACCTAGTTATATGAAATCTCCGAGCTTCATTATTTAGTGATATTTCAGGTAGTAATCCActatttattacctttattactcATCAGTATCAGTTTGCTCCATTTCCTTGACAGCTAAacgtaaaacaaaaaaaattgccAAACTGAGATTTATTCTGGATGCACAGACGACTGTATTTACAAATCTCAGTGGCTTTTCTTCAACAGATTTTATGTAGACATTTGGTGATTCTTTTCTGGCCTTCCACCTGTGCTGCAACTCCTTTATTAAAAAGAccacttaataaaaaaaataaataaaagatttcTCAATATTAAGTCATTTGTATTATGCTCTTTCTTACAGAACCCTTACAGTGAGAAGAGGAACACTGCTTGTGAACCAGCATGGTGGATTCTCAGTACTACCTCCCCAATGATGTTGGGATCTCCGCTCTGGATTGTGGAGAAGCCTTCCGACTGCTGTCACCCAAGGAGCAGTTGTATGCACATTACCTCTCTCGGGCATCTTGGTATGGCGGTCTCGTGGTGCTGCTGCAGACCTCCCCGGAGTCTCCCAACATCTAtgtgctcctgcagagagtgtTCCGGAAGCAGCCCCCTGCACAGCTGGAGGCTGTGGCAACTGCAGCGGGACTGACCTCAGAGGAATACCAGGTTAGAAATGCTCTTTACTTACTCTCACTCATACTGTGTAAGTGGAACTGGCAACATTTGTTTTCTCCCCTCCACAGGCATTTCTTGTATATGCTGCAGGGCTTTATGCAAACATGGGAAACTACAAGTCATTTGGTGACACCAAGTTCATCCCCAATCTACCAAAGGTAAATGCTCTGAAGCATCAAAAGCAGCTTCAGTAATtgcattttttgtattttacgTGTTTTATATCTGCCAGTGAAAATCAGAACTGACTGGACTTAATAATATGTGCAGGAAAAGTTCAAGGCGCTGGTTTGGGAGAGCCAGGCCTATAAGGAAAGCTCTGGCGAGATCGAGGCGCTGTGGAACAGCTGCTCTCACCTCCTTTATTCCTTGGAGAACAAGCAGAAACAGCTTGGTCTTGGGGAAAAGGTAAGACTACTTCAAACAGTCTTGAGTCATTTCAGCCTTGTCGCTTGTTTTTACAACTTTTCTGCACTAAATatttgtttgtgtgggttttatTTTCTGTCTCTTAAGGGAATCACCACATACTTCTCAGGGAATTGCTGTTTAGAAGATGCTGAGATGGCTCAGAAGTTTCTAGACTCCAAGGTACTCCCCAttgtaattctttatttttgcttttctttgtttagtttaggtttaCAGGGACCAAACCCATTATCAAACATTTGttgggtgcagtggtgttgGGATCATATTGGCAAATAAACGCTTACAAAAATGATTGCCATTGGATAGATGCTTAGATGTGGCTGGTATTTCAAAGCGATCTTGAATAGGgttgcacaatatattgtttcagcATCGTCACATCATTTCACACAATGTACACATGGACAATAGTCATGTTGCTGGATGTACAATGTCACGTAAGGCAAATTAAATCATACACAATTATACTACAGCTGATACAAGAGGAAAATTGACACTGTTCTCACTGTTCTTTTCCTtccagaggcagattatataTGCTCAATGTCATTCATTTTACTCCAGTCTTTAATACGTGCATTATTAGTATCACAACATGTTAGATATTTAACCTCTGGAGAAATCTTGTAAAAATATTattgcaggttttttttttaatcaatattGTGTCGCCCTAATCTTGAATTCATTTATTGTGATCTGGAGAAACTGACATTTAGGTGAAGCTGAGCTACTGTGCTTAAATGTTagaatttttattaatttaataataacccTATAAAATATGAACTTATGAAATTTACCTGAAACggtggttgtgttttttttaggtaAATTGTTATTAAGTACTTGCAAGACTACAGATTTTGTtgcatttattttcttattctcATAACTTGAGTAAATCGGTTTGCTGATAAATAAGTAAGCCTAAAATGTGGTAGTAACGTATGCTATTATAATTTGCTGTGtagaaataacatttttaatgtttagatCTAAAATCACCCCATAATTCTTGTATTGGAACGttgttaaatattttttaataaatatactaCTTTAGCAGGTGTGGTTAAACTATTGTTAAATGTTACGTTCAGGTCTTTCTTCTGATAACATTCTGTTGGTGTAATATCGAATGTCCTCCAATCTCCTTCCAGAATGAAGTGGAGATTGGATTACATTAGGAGTCCTCATATAGCAAGTGTCCTGCTCATGTTTCTAAAGTAATACCCTGATATTTGTAATACCTTCCTAGAACCTGAGTGCCTACAACACCCGCCTGTTTAAAAAGGAGTCTGATGGGAAGCGCTGCTATGAGGTGCGCCTCGCCTCTGCAGTGAAGAAGGGTGAGGAAATGGATAGGCTGAATGTTTCAAGATCCACTCATCTCATGTTCATCCCATGTATATCAGAAACATCTACTTGTTTTAGCGATTACCTCAGAGTTCCTTGCTCAGGCTTTCTCTCCCGGCTTTTGCAGACTGTGCTGTTGAAGGGGAGACGGAGACTCGCTGTGGCACATTTGACTTTGAGGATGCATCATTTACTGTTCAGAGAGGAGACTATGCACTTCTCATGGAGAAAGTGAGCCAGAACCTGGAGAAAGCtaaggtgtgtgtgcatgaataATGAAAGTCGATCTTCTCACTGGAATCGCTGGATCTGTGCAGGATACTAGTGGTCTTTTCTATGATGTAACTTCTTGTTTTTGTCTAATTTCACAGGCTTGTGCTGCAAATGAGAACCAGACACGCATGTTGGAGGAGTACATCCGCAGTTTCACCTACGGTTCTGTGGACGCTCATAAAGAAGGCTCCCGTTTCTGGATCAAAGACAAGGGACCTATTGTGGAGAGGTACTTAAAGACTACGGTTCCtcacatacactaaatggacaaatgtattaggacacctgctcatttgttgtttcttctgaaatcaagggtattaaaccccacccccccacaccttatcccaaaagtattggacaacggtcattccagagaacacagttccactgctacacagctcaataATAGGGGGCTTTAtggccctctagcccacgcctggcattcaaaattgtgccaataggtttatctgtttatctgctccaataTGTTTACTATGTTATGGAGTCTTACTCTATTGGCTGTTTTTACCAATACCAATCACATGTTTCTGCTTTGTAGTTACATTGGCTTTATCGAGAGCTACAGGGACCCATTTGGTTCAAGAGGAGAGTTTGAAGGTAAGTTTTTAAAGAACAGATCTACCCTCTGTATCAGTGGGTGTCTCGCCTGCTCAGCACATGTGAAAATGCATGTCAGGTGGTTTGTATGCAGAGTCAGGGTAGAAATAAAACAGTCAGTGACCAGTGGACCTGTCAACATTCAGAAGGTTGCCACCCATTGCTGTGTAATAGTGGGGAAAATCCTCTTAGCCTTGTCCTCAATTGAGATGGAGTTACAATTATAAAACTAGCCATTTATATTCATTTGATGTGACGTACGTGACCCTGTCAAAGCAACCTGGACTTCAGtaacatctcagcagtgccacaAACTGATTGCCTCCAAGCCATGCCGCACTGAGGCAGTAATTCACATATTCAGCAGCCCCAAACAAGTGTTGAGTGTATAAATGAACATCCTCTGTCAGAGGTTGGACCTTACATGTAGGAATATAAAATGAGTtaaattttttatattatattaaaaataggaACAAAATGACCTTTATCATGATATTCTCAGTGTTTGTGATGCGCTAGTATTACAttattgtttttactgttattattatttttaaaaatccgTCTTCTTACACCTTTTTCTTTAGGGTTTGTTGCTGTGGTGAATAAGGCCATGAGTGCTAGATTTGCACAGCTGGTGAGCTCAGCAGAGATCTTGCTGCCAGAGCTGCCCTGGCCATCAGCTTTCGAGAAGGACCGCTTCCTCAAACCTGACTTCACATCATTGGACGTGCTCACCTTTGCTGGCAGTGGTATCCCTGCAGGAATCAACATTCCAAACTGTGAGTTCTGCCTTTAGCTGTTGCTTTAGCTTCATTTGACTGTTGCCATATTCTTTCCATAttgacaacttttttttttttttttttttttttttggaagatgaTGACATTCGACAAACTGAGGGCTTTAAGAATGTGTCACTTGGGAATGTACTGGCTGTTGCATATGCCACCCAGAAAGAAAAGCTGACTTTCCttgaagaaaaagacaaggTAAACGGCGGTGCTTTTATGGCAAAAATTAAATCAACTAAATGGACTTGATGGTTTGTTACATGTGTTCTCCTTGTGTCCACGTGGGTTGACTAGGAAGAAGTGGACACTTAAAGCAATACTTGgtagcatttgtaccttaaaataaccgTTTAAAATCGttatgatgctccactgacctgtaacagggAAAATAGCGTCTTTGTCACTCGAGACTCTGCACACTACTAACCGTGCTGTGCAACTTTGAATACGCAGGCTGGTCGGTGTTCATAAGAACTGTTGTAACCAGTCTGTAcctcttagcttgtccagaaatgtgcgtcctttagtggtggctcaaagcataagttacactttctgactgtagggggagctcaggagcaagaaatacccaGATTTAGTTTCACTTGTTCTTCTTTGCTTGCAGGATCTCTATATTAAATGGAAGGGCCCTTCTTTTGAGGTCCAAGTGGGGCTTCATGAGCTTCTAGGCCATGGCAGTGGAAAGCTCTTTGTCCAGGTAAGACTATGGTCTAATGTATGGTCTAGATCAGTATATGGTTCACGGCTAAATCacttcattttgtgtgtgtgtgtgtgtgtcatatcTATAGGATGAAAAGGGAAACTTCAACTTTGATAAGGCTGAGGTCCGCAATCCAGAGACAGGAGAGTTGGTGAGTCTAGCTATCATTTCTTTTTGAGAGTAGTCGTCCATGGAACCGCCGTTTTACGAACGTCCAACGATCTTCTGTCAGATCTCCAGCTGGTATAAAGGCAGTGAGACGTGGGACAGCAAGTTCTCCACTATTGCGTCCTCATATGAGGAGTGCCGGGCAGAGTGTGTGGGGCTTTACCTCTGTCTCAACAAGCAGGTGCTTAGGTGAGCAAGCCCATGACTCTAACCCACACCCACATTCACACATTAATCTTCCTACTCTTCACTGTAATGTgtgagatgttgagatgtttGTGTGCTTGGCCACAGCATCTTTGGCCATGAAGGTGAGGAAGCAGAGGAGGTGGTGTATGTCAACTGGTTGAACATGGTCCGTGCTGGCTTGCTGGGTTTGGAGTTTTACACGCCAGAGAGCAAGAGCTGGAGACAGGTTTGTTTCACAGCTAACTTCTGATGAGCGGATTTTCCTGATCTGCTCCTAGTTTTGGATGATTTTCTTTATAGTTTGGAGCCCCCTACTCCCTGGGTCTcactttgtgtgtatttggtgtAGGCTCACATGCAAGCTCGTTTCGTGATTCTACGTGTGCTGCTGGAAGCAGGAGAAGGGCTGGTGACCCTGAGCGAGACCACAGGCGCGGATGGCCGGCCTGACGCTCTCATCACACTTGACCGCAGCAAAATCCTCACGGTGGGCAAGAATGCCATTCAGAAGTTCCTCTGCAGACTGCAGGTATAGTCATACAACAGGATCTCACATTTGTTCTTTATTGATTTGTACTTTTTAGCATTCTTTCATGGTTTTCAAAATCTGTTTGTCTCCATCTCctgaaaataatatatattttaaaacatcTTTTACAGGCTTCTACAGAATCCTAATTGTTAGACCACATTTAAAAGCTGATCATTCATTTAACCTAAAAAATAAGGATGTCTGCTCCAGTTCTTTGGGATCAGGGCCGACCTAAGCATGTTTTAATGGATTCGGTAtctgctattttaatcccagtccaGTTGCGATCCTTTGTTTTAACTCTATTTTGACCTGCCCCTACCTCACAGTTCCTGTAAACTTTCTTTACGATAACATGTTTAAATTTAGGAATATTCTGTAGTGGCGTAACGATACATATGTATGGTTCTATGTGTTGACCAAAATGTAACTGAAGAAAAATGATTACAGTAGGGTTTGCCTAATCTACTAAAGACACTATATCTGGAAGGCAGGAGGGGTGTGGTGACTGACGTTAACATGCTGGAGTAGGTTGTGAATTGGTGCTGGTTGTTTGCAAGCTTTAGTGTTTAAACTGACACAGTTGAATTAGatattataatttaaaaaaatgtctatAATCCATGAtgcattgtattttatttattgtgcaattttatttttttatgcattACTTCTGTCTTGGGCTATGGGTTGAGAATTTGAAGCACAGAACCTAGAAGTAGCTATTATCTGTGCTGTAAACtctgactgcaactgtgtatccaGGTGCACAAGTCAACAGCTGATGTGGAAGGAGGCCGGGCCTTGTATCAGGGGTACTCTGCAGTGACCTCTGACGGTTCACATGACTTCTTGCGTCTCAGAGAGACTGTGCTGCTCCGCAAGGAAGCCCGCAAGATGTTCGTTCAGGCCAACACTCGGGTCAAAGGTGGGTTTTCTCAGCTCCTGATACCAGTACCAGTACATACCAGTACCAGTACATACCAttcactgttttatttttttgtactcTGTACTCTAAATCATGTTTATCAGAGAATTTTCCAATTTTACTTTTAATACATATCATTGTTGTTCATGCGCACTCTTCGCTGTGCTTCAGGTGAGGCAGTGGAACTGGAAGAGTATGAGGCCAGTGCTGCAGGGCTGATTCAGTCGTTCACTGAGCGCTTCACTGACGATGCTGAAGAAGTGGAGGCTCAACTGCTGGAACTGGCCTCCAAGGACGCTACCTGCTGGTGCTGAGGCGAGACACTGCACCCTGAGGGCCAGCCTCTCAGATTAGTGTGAGACCACATTGAGCCGGCAGGTACAAGCTGCCTCGCCGTAATGCTAAAAATCTGATTGCGAGAGGGAGCACGGGCTGCCCTGGAAGAGATGGTAGGAAATTTTCCAAGAAAATGAGAGGGTCACTTGGAGGCACACTTAAAttcagacacacatgcacaatgcTTAAGGCTTTACTCGTTCGCTCACAACACAACTCGCTGTTCACGACTTTTGTTCCTCAGCAATCTGTTCACTAGTGTCCGAGAACAAATCTATGTCAGTTATTAATTCTGAGTATGCGATCACTCCTCTGTATCTGAGATGAGACCACAGCCTACGCTTCCCACACAGATGGAGATGTGTTAAAGCGTGGATGAAACAGAATGTGCACTGTGAGGGTGGAGTGGGAGAAGCACTTATGTAATCCAAACCCATCACACCTTCCTGAGTTATTTTAAAACTAACACTTTCTGCATAATccactagtagtagtagtaatagttgcTGCATCACATGTCATTAGCTGATTATTCGTGAAATTAGGGGGGAAATTACCAGTTTAGTGCGAGGCTCCTCAAGATGGTTTCTAGCATTGTTGTTGATTTACGGGACTTTGATTTTCCTGAAGGCATGTAGTGTCAAAGTGTACTGTGTGTGATTGCAGAAAACAGGAGCCTTTCCTACCAAATAAAAGTCAGTCATTTTCCAAAGTGTCTCCATATGACCTATTTTTCCATCTGAAGCTCCAGTATTCATTTTACTGTTCATTTCAGAATGAACATAACCGTTCCAAAGTATTAAAACAGCAAGACTGTTATTGTCATCAGACTTTATTGCCATAAATCCACTAAAATGGGTGTGCcctctataatgtaaatagttcaaataaatagaaaaatgtaacatGAATAATTTCAGCAACAACATTGGTCTTCAAGGTTTACAGACCCTTTGAAGGCATCTGAAAGGCATCACTTGCACCACAATAACACAATTTAGATCATACTGTACAGTTATATTATAAGAGTTACGCAGTTGTGGTTCCATGGGTCTCTGGACTTCTTAGTGTTCTCTTACTCTAACTCTAACCGTTGAAGTTTGTAAAGGAGCTGTAGTTTTAAACCGGGTCAAATCAAGCATAAACACGCCTTCTGATTAAAATGCGCCATGTTGGGCTACATGAGGAACAGGGCTGGGAATTGCTGTGCTAAATCACCATACAGAGTAACTGAAAAGATCGCATTACCCCCATCATACACTTACGTTCTTACAGGCCATAGTTTGATTACAGCAAAATGACGTTACTAGCAGCATCTACAGTCAGTCCTCACTCAAGAGCACACAAATAAGATGATGAATGTGCCAATATTACTCTGATCAGCACTAATTGTAAGTATTATACAATAAAAGATGGAGGCTGTGAAGTTATCAACAGGCTTCCATTGATCCAACTGCaaagtaatacattttaaaaggaGACTGAGTGAAGGTACACCAAACCAGACACGTAAGAAGTTTTTCATAGTATTCATACTCTGCTGAAGATTGTCAGGTGTTCATCTGCACTACAGCCACATTATGAGGCTTCTGCAGAGAGGTCCAAAGCGCCCCCTCTTGTCAACTTGTGGGACTTCATATCCTGACTGGATTGCTGATAAACGAGGGGAGCGCTGCTGGCACCCAAGTCCTGAAACTGAGCTTCGGAAGGCAGCGGCATCAGTTCACCATCGCTTCTCCAGTACAGGCCGTAGTCTTCCGGCTGGTCCACTCCAAACTTGGCGGCGCAAAGTTGTGCCAAAGCTTCTCCGCTGACACCTGCTTTCCACTGCAGGGTCTTCACCAAGCTACAGTTTTCATCTTGAAAGAGCACCTTTACAAACCTCTGGAGTTCAGAATGATAGTTCTTGTTATTATGGATATGTGGTTATTCTAAAATGCAGTACAAAACCTGACCTGGTAGAAATCCTGTATGTAGTAAACCTCACTGACCTGTTGCAAGTTGATGTCTTTCTGGCTCTTGGCCTCGCTATTACGGCGCCGGCTCCACTCCTTCAGCGATTCCCTGACCTCCTGGGTAAGTCCACTGGAGGGCACAGCCACTGGCTCACTCTGGATATGGCTGAGGCTGGCATAAACGCTCGTCAGATAGTATCCACCTAAACAGAAGGGTGAGATTAGTGGTGAGCTGAAGACAGAATTGATGCAAAGGATGTAACTGAGCACGGAAATATCACATGATTGGAAAACTGATCATTTTTGGAATGGATTATCCTCAGGAATGTAAGCTAAAATGTTGATCTGTACCTTCTCCTGTGAGCCAAGGTGTTTCCAACAGCTCCATCATGTACTCCACTTCCAGTAAAAGCTCAGGCATGTTGCACTGCACTATCACATACGAAAGAGCTGGCAGGAAGTCATCTGCTCCAAATTCCTGTGCTGTTACGTGAAGAACAGTATTACatattttgcagtttttcagaTATTTGAGCTTCTTGGACATGGAAAAAGATCAGCCGCATGCAGAACTCTaagaataaaatgtatatattctCTTATACTCTAATAATGCATCTCATTGTCTTAAAGCAGCACTACTGAGAATTTGTATTTGTTGCTCCttctacagtcgggaagtggaaCTTGAGCTTTGAGCCACCCCCTTTAGggaggacatgctttacacatgtctttctagacaagctgagagacaatGAAAAGCATACAGAATGGGGCAGTAGAGTAATGTCacaagattttacacaaatttgacTTGAGGTTATGCAGTATTgtgcttctccaaagttacacagtACAGTAAGCAGGGTGCTGAGCCCAGCATAGCAACGATATAGACACCATTGTCCcttttacaagtcagtggagcatcagcatgattctgcAGTTGTTATTTTTagataaaaatgctacatatcGATGCTTTAATGATGCTACCAATCTTGTCAGGTAAGGATTACACCACCTTCTCACCAGAGACAGTAATTGTCCACTCGTCTACTTACTATGTTCTTTATGTCAAAGCAGAATCCAACACTAAACCCCCCACTTTCCAGGATGCCATCTGTTGGATGCACAAATCTAAATATGTGAGTAACCAGTTCAACACACTTGATAGAAGACCAGGATACTCTGACTGACCAGCGAAATAACCTGACACTCTCGATTCTCTATCTGGAACAGCCGCTAAATACTGAAACAGGCACCTCAACTCTAGTTGTGCATCTAGTTTGAGGAAGAATGCACTACAGTGGACAGGAACGTTCTCAAAGGAGTGGTGTATTCCTTACCTGTCAGGATTAGTATGTGTGGCTGATGCATGTGACTAACTTCTGTCTTTTTAAAAGGTCAAAGAGGTTCTAGAGAACACTTACCAGTATTACTCTTCATGGCTTTATAGATGAGCTTGCAGATCTGCAGGAGCAGGTGTACTTTGTCAATGGGTGAATAAGCACATTTCATGAGCGACAGCTTCCGCTTTATCTTCTCGATGCCCTGGGTGTCTGGAACTGGCACTTGCACCCCAAAGAGGTCATGGGGCAAGTTCTCTCTGGCTCTCCGCATACTCTCAGACATGCTCTTGAGGCTGCCGTCACGTTCATGCAAGGTGTGGAGTGCTGCACAAATCTGTGCTTTCAGAGGCTTTAGTACACAGCGGAATAAGGCCTTTTCCAGTGTCTGAtctgcaaattcacacacaggCACAATTCAAATACAAAGCAAATTCAGGCTGACAGGCTAGTGTCAACTAAAGTCCTTCTTTTATACCTTTCTCATCTTCTGGCACCAGCGTCTCAATCGGGGGCTCAAGTTCTCCACACTCCAGTAGGAAAACTTTAGCCTGGCTGATAAAGAGACGCAAGCCCTGCAGCAGCTCCACAGCAGACGTCAGGGACTGTGGCTTCAGCGCCTCCCTCTGGTCCCTCAAGAAGTCCTGAACAAGGGTTCCAAAAGCCATACGCCTGTCACGAGAAAGGTCCTCCACCAGCCTCGCAACCCGCTTCCCCGGGACAAAAAAGGACAAGAATGCAGCGCTCATTTTGCGCAGCGCCGAAACTGAATGCCGGGGAAGATGAGGGGAGGGGATGATAGGGTTACTGGTGCCCCGTGTGAGGGGAGGACGCTCAGGACTCGTCTCGTCTGTCTCATC
This sequence is a window from Salminus brasiliensis chromosome 18, fSalBra1.hap2, whole genome shotgun sequence. Protein-coding genes within it:
- the rin1a gene encoding ras and Rab interactor 2 gives rise to the protein MQEDPVYDYPDPQSLGERRACPQRGSLKSISVLDRLLLTYPVWLQLSINSATALHILQREPPGTFLVRKSSTSQKKMLCVRLADDSVPSFVKQFVIREKDSTFSLESSAISFPDLCRLIAFYCVSRDVLPFTLELPEAIAKASSHKTLESISHMGVEFWSSQLNFRGPRNGPPPVPDAPPNPDLTPHPIPKDCASSASTSTSSTLFQEFCQIHTRSPSELDLGAGQGALCFINPLFLQEHPVRGAMHKRYHFKRSFKVRVSTENSSSLSPPVSPPPPPPLLAKAKSKGKSVQQTEVVHTSEEAQEKTEAAEADSDYLQPCPALPKKNSGKVISTLSPTAEEDDYQLPKALVQGCRKLERESEDEDEEVGLVLERRPAPSLSELDSSSSLSSLDETDETSPERPPLTRGTSNPIIPSPHLPRHSVSALRKMSAAFLSFFVPGKRVARLVEDLSRDRRMAFGTLVQDFLRDQREALKPQSLTSAVELLQGLRLFISQAKVFLLECGELEPPIETLVPEDEKDQTLEKALFRCVLKPLKAQICAALHTLHERDGSLKSMSESMRRARENLPHDLFGVQVPVPDTQGIEKIKRKLSLMKCAYSPIDKVHLLLQICKLIYKAMKSNTAQEFGADDFLPALSYVIVQCNMPELLLEVEYMMELLETPWLTGEGGYYLTSVYASLSHIQSEPVAVPSSGLTQEVRESLKEWSRRRNSEAKSQKDINLQQRFVKVLFQDENCSLVKTLQWKAGVSGEALAQLCAAKFGVDQPEDYGLYWRSDGELMPLPSEAQFQDLGASSAPLVYQQSSQDMKSHKLTRGGALDLSAEAS
- the dpp3 gene encoding dipeptidyl peptidase 3, translated to MVDSQYYLPNDVGISALDCGEAFRLLSPKEQLYAHYLSRASWYGGLVVLLQTSPESPNIYVLLQRVFRKQPPAQLEAVATAAGLTSEEYQAFLVYAAGLYANMGNYKSFGDTKFIPNLPKEKFKALVWESQAYKESSGEIEALWNSCSHLLYSLENKQKQLGLGEKGITTYFSGNCCLEDAEMAQKFLDSKNLSAYNTRLFKKESDGKRCYEVRLASAVKKDCAVEGETETRCGTFDFEDASFTVQRGDYALLMEKVSQNLEKAKACAANENQTRMLEEYIRSFTYGSVDAHKEGSRFWIKDKGPIVESYIGFIESYRDPFGSRGEFEGFVAVVNKAMSARFAQLVSSAEILLPELPWPSAFEKDRFLKPDFTSLDVLTFAGSGIPAGINIPNYDDIRQTEGFKNVSLGNVLAVAYATQKEKLTFLEEKDKDLYIKWKGPSFEVQVGLHELLGHGSGKLFVQDEKGNFNFDKAEVRNPETGELISSWYKGSETWDSKFSTIASSYEECRAECVGLYLCLNKQVLSIFGHEGEEAEEVVYVNWLNMVRAGLLGLEFYTPESKSWRQAHMQARFVILRVLLEAGEGLVTLSETTGADGRPDALITLDRSKILTVGKNAIQKFLCRLQVHKSTADVEGGRALYQGYSAVTSDGSHDFLRLRETVLLRKEARKMFVQANTRVKGEAVELEEYEASAAGLIQSFTERFTDDAEEVEAQLLELASKDATCWC